GGCCCCGTGGAGCTGACCGTCCCCATGCCCCAGGCGGCCGGGGTGGTGGAAGTCACCGCGGCCTTCGCGGACCGCCCGGCCGCGGCCCTGGCGGCCCTCCGCGGTGAGCAGCACGAAGGGTCTGTGGTGCTGAAGCAGGAGGTAAAGGTAGAGGACGGCCCATGAGAAAGTTGGGACTGCTCCTGGGAGCCGTCGCGCTGCTCTCCGCCGAGGGCGCCTCGGCGCAGGGAGCGGTGGTACGCCGCGCGCTCGTCATCGCCCACAACGGGAGCGATGACCCGTCGCTGCCGGACCTGCGCTTCGCGGATGACGACGGCGTGCTGTGGGCGGAGACGCTCCAGCGGCTGGGCGTGGAGACGACGCTGCTGGTGGACCCGGACGACGTGACGCGCGCCGGGGCCCGGCCCGTGCTGGCCGGCGCCCGCCCGCCCACGCCAGACGAGGTGAAGCGCGAGGTGGCGCGGCTGCGCGCGGCCAGCCTGGCCGATGACGAGCTGGGAAGGCAGACGGACGTGCTCGTCGTCTACGTGGGCCATGGCAACACGGACGAGGCCGGACGCGCCTACTTCACCCTCGCCGGAGGCCGCCTGGACAAGGCGAGCCTCTATGCCGACGTGGTGGACCCGCTCGCCGCGGACTACACGCACGTCATCGTCGACGCATGCCGCGCCTCGGGCGTGGTGGGCAGCCGCGGTGGCGGGACGGACGCGGCGGTGCTGGCGGAGCTGCGCGGCATGCTCGCGCGCGAGCAACTGGCCACCCGGCCCACCGTGGGCGCCGTCTTCGCCGAGAGCGACGACGGCGAGACGCACGAGTGGTCCCGCATCCGCGCCGGCGTCTTCAGCCACGTGGCGCGCTCGGGCCTCATGGGCGCCGCGGACATCAACGGCGACGGCCGCGTGGAGTACAGCGAGCTGGGCGCCTTCGTCTCCGCGTCGCTGCAGGGCGTGAAGGGCCTGCCCGCGCGGCTCACCATCCACGCCTTCGCGCCCACCGGCGAGCCCCGGCGCCCGCTGGTGGGCCCCGCGCCGAGGGGCCCCAGCCTCACCCTGCCCTCCGGCTTCGAGCACTCGCGCATCTCCGTGGAGGATTCGGACGGGCGGCGGCTCGCGGACGTGCGGCGCTCGGAGGACCAGTACGTGCTGCTGCGCCTGCCCGAACGCGAGGTGTACTGGATTCGCACCCCGGACTCCGAGGCGCGCATCACCCTGGCGGAGCTGTCCACCGGCGTGCCGGCCATGGCCGCGCGCGAGCTGCAGGAGCGCGGCCCCGCCGAGGAGGCGCTGCGCCGCGGCCTGTTCGCGGTGCCCCTGGACAAGCACTTCTACGAGCAATACGTCGCCGCCGCCGGGCTGGTGCCGGTGGACCTGGCCCGGGCCTTTCCCCCCGCCGAGGGCGGCACGCTGCCGCACGCGCTGCTCCGCCAGCCGGCGAGGGGGTGGGATTTGGGCCTGACGGCACTGCGGGCCCCGCTGGGGTTGAACACCCTGTCCACCGGGCCCAGCGTGGCGCTGCGCCTGGAGCTGGCGCCCTTCCTCTATTACGGCGTGCGGGGCACCTACGCGCTGACGCCGGTGGCCCGCGACGGCTTCCGCCTGCACCGCGCCACGGTGCAGGGCCTGGTGGGCACGGAGGGGCTGTACCGCACGCCGCTGTTCCTGGAGGCAGGCGCGGGCTGGGGCGTGCTGGGAGTGACGAAGGGCGCGCTGCGGATGGGCGACCCGCTGGTGCTCACCACGCACGCGGCGGCGGGGGTGATGGCGAAGGTGTCGGGGCTGAGGCTGCGGCTGGCGGCGACGCTGTCCGCGGACCGCGTCACCCTCAATGGCAAGGACTACTGGGACCCGTCCTACGGCGTGGAGCTGGCGCTGCGGCGCTAAACGGGGCGGGCCGGTTGCCCCTCGAAAGAGACTGAGTCATGGGACGTAGCTGGATGGCGGTGCTCCTGGTCGCCGTGGGGTGTGACGGCATCGACCTGGAGCAGCTCGTCAAGCAACACCCGCCCCTCACCCGGTTCGCCGAGGAGCCCGCGGGGGCGAACTGCCCCCACGGCGGGCACTCCGTGCGCACGGGCCTGGACGTGGACGAAGACGGCACGCTCGCGGACACCGAGGTGACGACCACCGAGTACGTCTGCGCCTCGGCCCTCCCGGGCGTACTGGTGCGGCGGCAGTCGATTCCTCCAGGAGCGCAGTGCCCGCACGGCGGCCAGCTCTTCCGCGCCGGGCATGACCTGAACGGCAACGACGAGCTGGAGGACTCTGAAGTCACCCGCGAGGTCATCGGCTGCACGGAGCCGGAGGCCGTCATCACCCGCGTGCGCGCCCTGCCTCCGGAGCAGGACTTCTGCGAGGTCGCCGGCCACGCGGTAGAGGCCGGACCGGACCTGGACCGGGATGGCGTGCTGGACGACAGCGAGCGCCGGGCCCAGGTCTTCTCCTGCGAGGACGCGTCCGCGATTCGCCTCCACCAAATCGAGGAGCCCACCACCACGGCGTGCCCTGCCGGGAGCACCCGCGTGGACGTGGGCACGGACCGCGACGGAGACGGCACCTTCGAGAGCGACGAGGTGGCCATGAGCATGTTCGTGTGCCGGCCGCTCCAGACGTTCGACGGGACGTACACCGTGCGGAACGCGGCGGACCTCGCGGCGCTCCAAGGCATCTCCCGCATCCGGGGCATGCTCGAGGTCATCGCCACGTCCCTCACCGAGGTGGACCTCCCCCACCTGATGGTGGTGGAGGCCACCATCGTCATCCGCGGCAACCCGGCCCTGAAGAGCGTCCAGCTGCGGGGGCTGCGCTTCGTGGACCGGGACCTGCTCGTCCATGGGAACCCGCTCCTGGAGACGCTCGTGGCGGGCTCGCACGAGGAGGCGCTGTGGCTGGGAAGCCACCTGACGGTGGAGGACAACGCCCGGCTCTCCACCCTTGCCGGCCTGAGCACCATCATCCCGGACCGCGGCGTCACTGTGGGTGACAACCCCCTGCTCGAGGTCGCGGGCTCCTTTGACCGCGTCTACGAGCTCCGGGGCAATGTCACCCTGCGGAACAACCCGCGGCTGCTGGCCCTGCCCTTCACGAGCCTGGAGCAGGTGGGCGGCACCCTGGAAATCCTCAACAACGACGCCCTGACCTCCATTGCAGGCATGCCCCTGAAGACTGTCGGTGGAGACCTCCGCATCGAGGGCAACGACGTGCTGGGCGACCTGTTCGGCCTGTCGGAGCTCACGTCCATCAACGGCAGGCTCGACGTCCGGGAGAACGCGGCGCTGCACTCCATGAACGGCCTGCAAGAGCTCACGCGCGCCGGGGCCATCTCCATCGTCGGGAACCCGAACCTGGGAGCCGCGGGCGACTTCCTCTCGCTCCAGACGCTGGAGCAGGAGCTCTACATCGGCGGCAACGACAAGCTGGCCTTCCTGGGCACGCTGGGCACGTTCCGACACACGGGCAGCCTCATCATCATGGCCAACCCCCTGCTCAAAAGCCTGAGCGGGCTCGAGCACGTCCGGAGCCTGGGCCTCCTGCACATCCACAACAGCAACGGGCTGACGAGCCTGGCCGCCCTGAGCGGGCTCCAGGACCTGGAGGAGCTGCGGGTGACCTTCAACGGATACCTGGCGAAGCTGGACCTGGACGGCCTCACGCGGGTGACTCGCGCCTTCAAGGTCGTGGAGAACCCGCGCCTGCCCACGTGCTGGGCCACGACACTCGCGGCGCGGACCTTCCCGGGCCAACCCGACATCACCCGGAACGACAGCACCGCGACCTGTGACTGAGCGCGGCTGGCCGGGCCACGTCCTCCGGGACGAAGAAGAGAGGCAGTGATGCGTTGGACCTGGATGGTGGTACTCGCGCTGGCCACGGGCTGCGAAGGCATCGACCTGGAGCAGTTGGTGAAGCAGCACGATTCGCTCACGCGCGTCACGCCGGAGCCGCCCGGCGTCCACTGCCCGCACGGGGGCACGGTGCTGCAAGGCGGCCCGGACCTGGATGACGATGGCGTGCTCGACGACGCCGAAGTCACCAGCACCACGTACTCCTGCACCACCGTGCTGACTCGCAGGCGCGAGGAGCAGGCCGGCGCCCACTGCGAGCACGGCGGCCAGGCGGTGCAGAGCGGCGTGGACCTGGACTCCAGTGGCGTGCTCGAGGACATCGAGGTGACGACCACCGAGTACGTCTGCGCCACGCCCATCCCCGGCCTGCTGGTGCGCTCCCGGCCTGTGCCTCCGGGTGAGCGATGTCCCCTTGGAGGCCAGGTCACCCATGCCGGGCACGACACCAACGGCGACGAAGTCCTGGACGACGGAGAGGTGACCCGTGAGGTGTACGGCTGCACCGAGACGGCCCCGGTGCTCGCGCGGCTGAGCGTGCGGCCCTTCCGTGCCTTCGACGGGTGCGGCATGGACGGCACCACCGTGATGGCGGGCGAGGACTTCAATGGGAACGACGCGCTGGAGGACAGCGAGGTGCGAGGTGAGCGCGGGGCCTGCATCAACCTCAACCAGGCGCGGCTGCTCCAGCGTCCGGAGCCGGCCGGCGCCGCGTGCGTGCGCGGTGGCACCCTGGTGGGCCTGGGCGAGGACCTCGACGGGAACGAGACGCTCGACGAGCGGGAGGTGGTGACCCGCCTGTATGTCTGCCATCCCACCCTGACGTACGAAGGCGACTACCGGGTGGACGACCCGGCGGACCTCGAGGCGCTGCGGGGCGTCTCCCACGTGCGCGGCCATCTCACCGTCGAGGGCGAGTCCGTCACGGAGCTGGTGCTCCCGGGACTCGTCGCGGTGGAGGGCTCGCTGCGCATCTGGATGACCCAGGCCCTGACGCGCGTGGAGCTGAGGGGCCTGCGCTTCGTGGGCGGGGAGCTGAGCATCAACGACAACGGCCAGCTCGAGACGCTGGTGGTGGGCTCGGACGCGGAGGACCCCCTGCTGTATCCGGTCTGGGTGGGCTTCCGCCTGAACATCTCCTCCAACCCGCGACTCCAGACGCTGGCGGGACTGGCCCCCGTGGCGCCCCGCTGGTCCTTCTCCCTGGGCTCCAACGACATGCTCCAGGACCCAGGGGAGCTGCCGAACATCATGAACCTCGAGGGCGTGTCCATCTTCAAGAACCCCGCCCTGCGGACGCTCCCGCTGCCGAACCTGCAAACGCTGAGCGGGTCGCTGTACATCCTCGACAACCCGTCGCTCACCTCGCTGGGCTCCATCTTCCGCCTGCAAAGTGTCGGAGGAGACGTCAACATCGAGAACAACGCCTCGCTGCGCAACCTCACGGGGCTCCGGGTCCAGAGCGTGGGCGGCAGCTTCTCCGTCCTGTCCAACCCGCTGTTGGCGGAGCTGGGCGACGTCCGGCTGAAGCAGGCGGGCTCCCTCCGCATCAGCACCAACCCCGTCCTCCTGCGAGTGGGCCCCATACCCTCGTTGGAGCTCGTGAGGGACGAGTTCCTCATCCAGAACAACCCGAAGCTGACCAGCGTGGAGGGCCTGCCCCTGCTCCGGCACGTGAAGCGGCTCTTCATCGGCGACAACCCGCTGCTGACGGGTCTGACGGGCTTCGCGCGGCTCTTGTCGCTGAAGGAGTTGGACCTGCGGCAGAACGATGCGCTGGTGAGTCTGGCCGACCTGAAGGTCCTGCGTGAGCTGGAGTCGCTGTTCATCCTGAGGAGTCCGGAGCTGACCCGCCTGGGCATGGACGAGCTGGCCCGGGTGACTTCGCTCTTCCATGTCATGGACAACCCGAAGCTGCCTACCTGCCTGGCCTCGACGCTCGCGAGCGCCGTGTATCACGGCCTCCCCGCTGGGCGGGTCATCACGGGCAATGACGATGGCGCGACCTGTGAGCGCTAGCCGTGCCACCGCGACGAAGGCCTCGGCCGTATGGCCCGCCTGGAGGGACGTAGCGATGCGTTGGACCTGGATGGCGGTGCTCGTGCTGGCGGCGGGGTGCGGCGGCATCGAGCTGGAGCAACTCCTGAAGCAGCATGCGGCGCGCACGCGGGTCATGCCGGAGCAGCCCGGCGTCCACTGCCCGCACGGGGGCCAGGCGGTGCAGAGCGGCCTGGACCTGGATGACGATGGCGTGCTCGACGACGCCGAAGTCACCAGCACCGAGTACGTCTGCGCCACCGTGCTGACCCTCGTGCACGAGGAGCAGGCCGGCGTCCACTGCGAGCACGGCGGCCAGGCGGTGCGGAGCGGCGTGGACCTGGACGCCAGTGGCGTACTCGACGACGTCGAGGTGACGAGCACCGAGTACGTCTGCGCCACGCCCGTCCCCGGCCTGCTGGTGCGCACCCGTCAGGTGCCTCCCGGGGAGCGGTGCCCCAACGGCGGCCAGGTCTCCCACGCGGGGAACGACACCAACGGCGACGGTGTCCTCGACGACGGCGAGATTACCCGCGAGGTGTACGGCTGCACCGAGACGGCCCCGGTGCTCGTGCGCCTCTCCACCCTTCCCCCGCTCGCCGGCTTCTGCAACTCGGAGGGCACCGAGGTGGAGGCGGGCCCGGACGTGGACCGGGACGGCGTGCTCGATGCCTCCGAGGTCCAGGCCTATACGCGGTTGTGCCTGAACACGCTCGCGGTCTGGGCGCGGCAGCGCCCGGAGCCGGCCGGCAGCCAGTGCACGGTGACGGGCACGTCGGTGCTGGTGGGCGTGGACAGCAACGGAGACGGGACGCTCGGCGAAGACGAGGCCCATGAGAAGCTCTACGTCTGCGAGCCGGCTCACACCTTCGATGGGACGTACGAGGTGGCGGGCGCCGAGGACCTCGCCGTGCTCCAGGGCATCACCCGCATCCGCGGGGGCCTCTTCATCCGGGGCACGGCGCTCCAGGAGGTGGTCCTCCCGGGCCTCGTGTCCGTGGAGGGCCGGCTCTCCATCACGTCCAACCCGGACCTGCTGCGCGCGTCCCTCACCTCGCTGCGCTACGTGGGTGAGCAGCTGGACGTCAGCGGCAACCCCGTCCTGGAGACGCTGGAGCTTGGCGGTGCCCGCGAGCGGCGACTGTCGGTGGAGACCGACCTGGAGGTGTCGTCCAACCCCCGGCTGCTCAACCTGAGCGGGCTGCGGTTCGTGGCCCCGGCGCGCAACCTCACCGTGAGCGGCAACACCTCCCTCGAGTCGCTCGAAGGGCTCGACCAGGTCACCGTGCTCACGGGCAGCTTCACCATCAGCGGGAATGTCTCGCTCCCGCGCATCGTCCTGCCGAAGCTGGAGGCCATCGGCGCGGTCCTGCACATCTCCGACAACGACTCGCTCACCGCCCTGGGCGACCTCAGCGGACTGAGGACCGTCGGAGAGGACGTGGTCATCACCAACAATGATGCGCTGGTGGACCTGTCGGGGATGCCCATCCTGCACGTCGTCGGTGAGAGCCTCCGCGTGCACGGCAACGACGGACTCCTGAGCACCGAAGGGCTCGGCCACCTGCGCCGGCTGCGCCACCTCGCCTTCTTCGACAACGCGCAGCTGGAGACGGCGGGACACCTGCCCATGCTGGAGTCCATCGACTACGGGCTCGCCATCCAGGGCAACCCGAAGCTGGTGAGCGTGAGCAACCTTCCCATGCTCACCCACGTGGGCAATCTCGTGTCCATCTCCGAGAACCCGCTGCTCACCCAGGTGCAGGGCCTGGAGCGGCTGCTGCGCCTGAAGCAGCTCACCGTGGCGAACAACGCCGCCCTCACGAGCCTGAGCGGGCTGGCCGGCCTGCGCGAACTGGAGGACCTGACGGTGCGGGACAACGCGGAGCTGCTCCGCCTGGACCTGGACGGACTGGCCACCGTGTCGACGCGCTTCACCGTCGCCTACAACCCGAAGCTGCCCCGGTGCCTGGCCGCGTCGCTGGCGGAGTCCGCCTACAAGGGCTCGCCGGACGACCAGGTCATCGAGGGCAACGACGACGTCGCCACCTGCGGCCCGTAGGCGCGGCGGCGGCTGGAAGTCCTGAGGACGGGCACCGCTTCCGCGCGGTGCTTGCCCGTGCCGGAAGCGCGGCCCTACAGTGCCACCCGTGCCCAGGTCGCCATGTCGAACCCGAGTCCGCCGGCGCTGATGGAGCCCACCCCTCCCGCGCTCGCGCCGCCTCCCTCCCCCGCTCCGGTGCCCTCTCGCGCGAGCCGGCTGGCCCCCTGGCTGGCCGCCCTTGGGGGGCTGGGCTGGTTCCTGTGGCTGGGCGGGGGCAACGTGCTGCCGCCCACGCGCATCGCCTGGATGATGCGCGAGGACTGGGCGGGCCACATCTTCGGCTGGCTCTTCTACCGCAACGCCCCCTGGGGCCTGCCGCTGTCGTCCTCGCCCAACCAGCTCTACCCCTACGGCACCTCCGTGGCGCTCACGGACGGCAACCCGCTGGTGGCGGTGCTGCTCAAGCCCTTCAGCCCGCTGCTGCCCGCGGACTTCCAGTACACGGGCCTGTGGCTGGGGCTGTGCTTCGCGCTGATGGGGTACTTCGGCGCGCGGCTGGTGGCGCTGGTGTCACCGCGCCCGGTGCCCCAGGTGCTGGGGGGCCTGCTGCTGGCCCTCGCGCCTCCCATGGCGGCGCGCTTCGGCCACCCGACGCTGTGCGCGCACTGGCTGCTGGTGGCCATGCTGTGGCTGCACCTGCGCGACGTGCCGGATGCCCGCGCCGCGAGGCGGACGCTGGCCCTGGCCGCCCTCTTCAACGCGGTGGGCGCGGGCACCCACCCGTACCTCGTGGCCATGCTCGCGCCGCTCGCGGTGGCGCTGGCCGTGCGGCTGGCGCTCGGCCGGGTGCTCGGGTGGGGCGCGGCGCTGGCGGCGGCGGTGGGCGTGCTGGTGCTGGACGTGCTCGTCTTCGCCCTCTTCGGCTACTTCGGCGGCAGCGGGCTGGGGGCAGAAGGCTTCGGCGACTTCTCCGCGGACCTGGCCGCGCTGTTCAACCCCATGGGCTGGTCTCGGCTGCTGCCCACGCTGCGGGCGGCGCCGAGGCAGGGCGAGGGCTATGGCTACCTCGGAGCCGGCGCGCTGCTGCTGCTGACCCTGTCCCTGGTCGCCACCGTGTTCCGCTTCCGCGAATTGCGCGCCGTGCCCTGGCGCAGGGGCGTGCCGCTGGCGGTGGTGGTGCTGCTGATGGCCGTCTACGCGCTGTCCTGGCGCGTGACGTGGACGGGACAGCAGGTGGCGGACCTGGGCGCGCTGTATGGGCCCCTCTCCCGGCTGACGTCGGCCTTCCGCTCGTCGGGGCGCTTCGTGTGGCCGCTGTGCTACCTGTTGGTGACGGGGGCCATGCTGCTGTGGCTGCGGCTGTGGCGCGAGCGTCCCTGGGTGGGCACCGTGGCGCTGGGGCT
Above is a genomic segment from Pyxidicoccus trucidator containing:
- a CDS encoding DUF7151 family protein → MGRSWMAVLLVAVGCDGIDLEQLVKQHPPLTRFAEEPAGANCPHGGHSVRTGLDVDEDGTLADTEVTTTEYVCASALPGVLVRRQSIPPGAQCPHGGQLFRAGHDLNGNDELEDSEVTREVIGCTEPEAVITRVRALPPEQDFCEVAGHAVEAGPDLDRDGVLDDSERRAQVFSCEDASAIRLHQIEEPTTTACPAGSTRVDVGTDRDGDGTFESDEVAMSMFVCRPLQTFDGTYTVRNAADLAALQGISRIRGMLEVIATSLTEVDLPHLMVVEATIVIRGNPALKSVQLRGLRFVDRDLLVHGNPLLETLVAGSHEEALWLGSHLTVEDNARLSTLAGLSTIIPDRGVTVGDNPLLEVAGSFDRVYELRGNVTLRNNPRLLALPFTSLEQVGGTLEILNNDALTSIAGMPLKTVGGDLRIEGNDVLGDLFGLSELTSINGRLDVRENAALHSMNGLQELTRAGAISIVGNPNLGAAGDFLSLQTLEQELYIGGNDKLAFLGTLGTFRHTGSLIIMANPLLKSLSGLEHVRSLGLLHIHNSNGLTSLAALSGLQDLEELRVTFNGYLAKLDLDGLTRVTRAFKVVENPRLPTCWATTLAARTFPGQPDITRNDSTATCD
- a CDS encoding caspase family protein — translated: MRKLGLLLGAVALLSAEGASAQGAVVRRALVIAHNGSDDPSLPDLRFADDDGVLWAETLQRLGVETTLLVDPDDVTRAGARPVLAGARPPTPDEVKREVARLRAASLADDELGRQTDVLVVYVGHGNTDEAGRAYFTLAGGRLDKASLYADVVDPLAADYTHVIVDACRASGVVGSRGGGTDAAVLAELRGMLAREQLATRPTVGAVFAESDDGETHEWSRIRAGVFSHVARSGLMGAADINGDGRVEYSELGAFVSASLQGVKGLPARLTIHAFAPTGEPRRPLVGPAPRGPSLTLPSGFEHSRISVEDSDGRRLADVRRSEDQYVLLRLPEREVYWIRTPDSEARITLAELSTGVPAMAARELQERGPAEEALRRGLFAVPLDKHFYEQYVAAAGLVPVDLARAFPPAEGGTLPHALLRQPARGWDLGLTALRAPLGLNTLSTGPSVALRLELAPFLYYGVRGTYALTPVARDGFRLHRATVQGLVGTEGLYRTPLFLEAGAGWGVLGVTKGALRMGDPLVLTTHAAAGVMAKVSGLRLRLAATLSADRVTLNGKDYWDPSYGVELALRR
- a CDS encoding DUF6311 domain-containing protein; amino-acid sequence: MSNPSPPALMEPTPPALAPPPSPAPVPSRASRLAPWLAALGGLGWFLWLGGGNVLPPTRIAWMMREDWAGHIFGWLFYRNAPWGLPLSSSPNQLYPYGTSVALTDGNPLVAVLLKPFSPLLPADFQYTGLWLGLCFALMGYFGARLVALVSPRPVPQVLGGLLLALAPPMAARFGHPTLCAHWLLVAMLWLHLRDVPDARAARRTLALAALFNAVGAGTHPYLVAMLAPLAVALAVRLALGRVLGWGAALAAAVGVLVLDVLVFALFGYFGGSGLGAEGFGDFSADLAALFNPMGWSRLLPTLRAAPRQGEGYGYLGAGALLLLTLSLVATVFRFRELRAVPWRRGVPLAVVVLLMAVYALSWRVTWTGQQVADLGALYGPLSRLTSAFRSSGRFVWPLCYLLVTGAMLLWLRLWRERPWVGTVALGLAVAVQAYDWRAERSPLQRTGDFRRLQAPEWQELRGAYRHLALFPPHVQWVCRYDEPVVNALGYTAYRLGLTFNSGYASRTPPELARECQAPLRPGGVDADTAYVVAPEALASFLQQGARCGVIEGLSVCVAGHRTDAFARALERQPLR
- a CDS encoding DUF7151 family protein, which produces MRWTWMVVLALATGCEGIDLEQLVKQHDSLTRVTPEPPGVHCPHGGTVLQGGPDLDDDGVLDDAEVTSTTYSCTTVLTRRREEQAGAHCEHGGQAVQSGVDLDSSGVLEDIEVTTTEYVCATPIPGLLVRSRPVPPGERCPLGGQVTHAGHDTNGDEVLDDGEVTREVYGCTETAPVLARLSVRPFRAFDGCGMDGTTVMAGEDFNGNDALEDSEVRGERGACINLNQARLLQRPEPAGAACVRGGTLVGLGEDLDGNETLDEREVVTRLYVCHPTLTYEGDYRVDDPADLEALRGVSHVRGHLTVEGESVTELVLPGLVAVEGSLRIWMTQALTRVELRGLRFVGGELSINDNGQLETLVVGSDAEDPLLYPVWVGFRLNISSNPRLQTLAGLAPVAPRWSFSLGSNDMLQDPGELPNIMNLEGVSIFKNPALRTLPLPNLQTLSGSLYILDNPSLTSLGSIFRLQSVGGDVNIENNASLRNLTGLRVQSVGGSFSVLSNPLLAELGDVRLKQAGSLRISTNPVLLRVGPIPSLELVRDEFLIQNNPKLTSVEGLPLLRHVKRLFIGDNPLLTGLTGFARLLSLKELDLRQNDALVSLADLKVLRELESLFILRSPELTRLGMDELARVTSLFHVMDNPKLPTCLASTLASAVYHGLPAGRVITGNDDGATCER
- a CDS encoding DUF7151 family protein, translating into MRWTWMAVLVLAAGCGGIELEQLLKQHAARTRVMPEQPGVHCPHGGQAVQSGLDLDDDGVLDDAEVTSTEYVCATVLTLVHEEQAGVHCEHGGQAVRSGVDLDASGVLDDVEVTSTEYVCATPVPGLLVRTRQVPPGERCPNGGQVSHAGNDTNGDGVLDDGEITREVYGCTETAPVLVRLSTLPPLAGFCNSEGTEVEAGPDVDRDGVLDASEVQAYTRLCLNTLAVWARQRPEPAGSQCTVTGTSVLVGVDSNGDGTLGEDEAHEKLYVCEPAHTFDGTYEVAGAEDLAVLQGITRIRGGLFIRGTALQEVVLPGLVSVEGRLSITSNPDLLRASLTSLRYVGEQLDVSGNPVLETLELGGARERRLSVETDLEVSSNPRLLNLSGLRFVAPARNLTVSGNTSLESLEGLDQVTVLTGSFTISGNVSLPRIVLPKLEAIGAVLHISDNDSLTALGDLSGLRTVGEDVVITNNDALVDLSGMPILHVVGESLRVHGNDGLLSTEGLGHLRRLRHLAFFDNAQLETAGHLPMLESIDYGLAIQGNPKLVSVSNLPMLTHVGNLVSISENPLLTQVQGLERLLRLKQLTVANNAALTSLSGLAGLRELEDLTVRDNAELLRLDLDGLATVSTRFTVAYNPKLPRCLAASLAESAYKGSPDDQVIEGNDDVATCGP